The genomic segment GAACGTGGCCAACAATACCTGAATGAACTGTTGGGCTTGTTTCTCTGAATACCAGCACAAGACACTCGCGCCGCCGTTGCGAACAACCACACATCATTACCCGGCTTGCACCATTACCCGGCAGTGATACCGCAAACCGGTATTTATACCCGGATATTCAGGTTATAACGACTCTTGGCTTCCTGAATCCGCTGCAAGGTGATCGCACGCACGGTATTTTTGCTGCTCTCAATATGCCCACTTAACTCAGCCACAACGGCGTCGCCGTGACGCTGTCCGATCAATGCCAAAATATGCCGATGCTCTTCATAAGTGGCTGCAATCCGCCCACGCTGGGTAAAGTCGAGTCGCCGGATAATGCGCAGTCGTTCACAGACACTGCGATGCAACAGCGCCATTTCCTTATTACCCGCCAGCGCCACCAGCTGAAAATGAAAATTCTCATCCAGTTCCGCCACCTGATCACTGTCGGACAAGCGCTTGTCTGGCGTTACACACCAATGATTCGTCAGCTCCTGCAGATGCGCAGCCGGATCTTCCAGCCCACAAAGCCGTCGAACCGCTGCGGTTTCCATCAGGGTACGAACATCGTACAGCTCTTCAAAATACTGAAAGTCGAACGGCCGCACTTGCCAGCCGCTGCGAAAATAGACCTGCACAAAACCATCCCGCTCGAGTCGGTAGAGCGCCTCCCGAACAGGCGTTCGGGAGGCATTCATACGCTTGGCAATTTCCGACTCGCTAAAGCGGTCGCCGGGTAGCAGCTGAAAATCAAAAATATCGGTTTTAAGCTGCTGGTAAATGCGCTCCGCAACGTTAACCGGCCGCGATTGCTGATGTCTGCTGCCACCTTGATCAGTGGCCATTTACCCGGCCTGCAAACTGGCAATATAAGCCCGCCAGCCGCCAAACTCGCTGATATCGGTGGCCGCAGGAAGCACCACTGCTTCGCACATAAAGCCGTTCACGATACGACCATCTG from the Candidatus Thalassolituus haligoni genome contains:
- a CDS encoding GntR family transcriptional regulator codes for the protein MATDQGGSRHQQSRPVNVAERIYQQLKTDIFDFQLLPGDRFSESEIAKRMNASRTPVREALYRLERDGFVQVYFRSGWQVRPFDFQYFEELYDVRTLMETAAVRRLCGLEDPAAHLQELTNHWCVTPDKRLSDSDQVAELDENFHFQLVALAGNKEMALLHRSVCERLRIIRRLDFTQRGRIAATYEEHRHILALIGQRHGDAVVAELSGHIESSKNTVRAITLQRIQEAKSRYNLNIRV